The following are encoded in a window of Kribbella amoyensis genomic DNA:
- a CDS encoding ABC transporter permease has product MGTLVTDRPTTAEPAATAPGGRARRVRKQKSQLPFSVRWRRDWQMVLLMIPGVLFLLVFFYVPVVGNVVAFQDFQPFLGVMHSEWNGVQNFVNLYANPDFWDALRNTLILALAQLVLFFPVPLALALIVDSLVSNRLRRWFQTIAYLPHFLSWVLVIALFQQSLGGAGFVNNLLRQAGLDPIPFMTNPDTFPLLVVAQLVWKDAGWAMIIFLAALASVDVALYEAAAADGAGRWRRLWHITLPSLRTVIVLLLILRIGDVLSVGFEQFILQRDSVGAGAAEVLDTFTYYAGVIGGDWSSGAAAGLAKGVISALLLWGANSIAHRLGEPGIFQKKGQS; this is encoded by the coding sequence ATGGGAACCCTCGTCACCGACCGGCCCACCACCGCCGAACCGGCCGCCACCGCTCCGGGCGGCCGGGCCAGGCGGGTCCGGAAGCAGAAGAGCCAGTTGCCGTTCTCGGTGCGCTGGCGGCGGGACTGGCAGATGGTGCTGCTGATGATCCCGGGTGTGCTGTTCCTGCTGGTGTTCTTCTACGTGCCGGTGGTCGGCAACGTGGTCGCCTTCCAGGACTTCCAGCCGTTCCTCGGGGTGATGCACAGCGAGTGGAACGGCGTGCAGAACTTCGTGAACCTCTACGCCAACCCGGATTTCTGGGACGCGTTGCGGAACACGCTGATCCTCGCGCTGGCCCAGCTGGTGCTGTTCTTCCCGGTTCCGCTGGCGCTCGCGCTGATCGTGGACTCGCTGGTGAGCAACCGGCTCCGGCGCTGGTTCCAGACCATCGCGTACCTGCCGCACTTCCTGTCCTGGGTGCTGGTGATCGCGTTGTTCCAGCAGTCGCTCGGCGGCGCCGGGTTCGTCAACAACCTGCTCCGGCAGGCCGGGCTGGACCCGATCCCGTTCATGACGAACCCGGACACGTTCCCGCTGCTGGTCGTCGCGCAGCTGGTCTGGAAGGACGCGGGCTGGGCGATGATCATCTTCCTCGCCGCGCTCGCCAGCGTGGACGTCGCGCTGTACGAGGCGGCGGCCGCGGACGGCGCGGGCCGGTGGCGCCGGCTTTGGCACATCACGCTGCCGTCCCTGCGCACCGTCATCGTGCTGCTGCTGATCCTGCGGATCGGCGACGTGCTGAGCGTCGGCTTCGAGCAGTTCATCCTGCAACGCGACTCGGTCGGCGCCGGGGCCGCGGAGGTGCTGGACACCTTCACGTACTACGCCGGTGTGATCGGTGGCGACTGGAGCAGCGGCGCCGCGGCCGGGCTGGCCAAGGGCGTGATCAGCGCGCTGCTGCTGTGGGGCGCCAACTCGATCGCGCACCGGCTGGGCGAGCCGGGCATCTTCCAGAAGAAGGGACAGTCATGA
- a CDS encoding extracellular solute-binding protein, which produces MSGSTSSRFGRRRFLGLSGAAVGAAVFGPVLTSCGDGGSSAGGAKASSEVALPTYKPFAGLRPDLPGAETGLEPGFLKFPENAIASVKAPPLKNSVSALTETFATPPPPMGSNAMWQALNQSLGAELRLTIGTDPGYPEKFATLLASDSLPDLMWLPPNQGIPNVGPMLEAKFQDLTKYLSGDAVLEYPNLAALKPASWRTAIVNGKIWGAPIPSTPFGQVMMGNPKTWAKVGGLQCTSAEEFFGKCKELTRGTNYALEPALINMLHMFGEWFGAPNGWRVNADRSLTHLYETDNYKAAVEYAAKLWAAKVFYPDLNLADATPKTVNGQIAAQVTVGPRATADFRALDPSLFVDTLIPFGHDGKAKPVYDMGYGTVGFTPFKKTDEGRIRELLALVDYLSAPFGTKEFLQKNFGTEGQQYRLDGQKNPVLTQAGNQQAPGLVSALQIMTAPESVIFNPAFPDDTRKIHATEQELLKYAMRNPTAGTYSDTSSKVGPKLTEQFRDTIIDIVTGRQQLSAYDDALSRWKSGGGDKMRGEFESVLPASVPVTPN; this is translated from the coding sequence ATGTCGGGATCCACGAGCAGCCGGTTCGGCCGACGGCGCTTCCTCGGGTTGAGCGGGGCCGCGGTGGGCGCGGCGGTCTTCGGCCCGGTACTCACCTCCTGCGGTGACGGCGGTTCGTCGGCGGGTGGCGCAAAGGCGTCGAGCGAGGTCGCGCTGCCGACGTACAAGCCGTTCGCCGGGCTGCGGCCGGACCTGCCCGGCGCCGAGACCGGACTCGAGCCGGGCTTCCTGAAGTTCCCCGAGAACGCTATCGCGAGCGTCAAGGCGCCGCCACTGAAGAACTCGGTGTCCGCGCTGACCGAGACGTTCGCGACCCCGCCGCCGCCGATGGGGAGCAACGCGATGTGGCAGGCGCTGAACCAGTCGCTGGGCGCCGAGCTGCGGCTCACCATCGGCACCGACCCCGGGTACCCGGAGAAGTTCGCCACCCTGCTGGCCAGTGACTCGCTGCCGGACCTGATGTGGCTGCCGCCGAACCAGGGCATCCCGAACGTCGGGCCGATGCTGGAGGCGAAGTTCCAGGACCTGACCAAGTACCTGTCCGGGGACGCGGTGCTGGAATACCCGAACCTCGCCGCGCTGAAGCCGGCCTCGTGGCGGACCGCGATCGTGAACGGCAAGATCTGGGGCGCCCCGATCCCGTCCACGCCGTTCGGCCAGGTGATGATGGGCAACCCGAAGACCTGGGCCAAGGTCGGCGGCCTGCAGTGCACCAGCGCCGAGGAGTTCTTCGGCAAGTGCAAGGAGCTGACCCGCGGCACCAACTACGCGCTCGAGCCCGCGCTGATCAACATGCTGCACATGTTCGGCGAGTGGTTCGGCGCCCCGAACGGCTGGCGGGTCAACGCCGACCGCTCGCTGACCCACCTGTACGAGACCGACAACTACAAGGCCGCCGTCGAGTACGCCGCGAAGCTGTGGGCCGCGAAGGTGTTCTACCCCGACCTCAACCTGGCCGACGCGACCCCGAAGACCGTGAACGGCCAGATCGCCGCCCAGGTCACGGTGGGACCGCGGGCGACGGCCGACTTCCGGGCGCTCGACCCGTCGTTGTTCGTCGACACGCTGATCCCGTTCGGCCACGACGGCAAGGCCAAGCCGGTGTACGACATGGGCTACGGCACCGTCGGGTTCACCCCGTTCAAGAAGACCGACGAGGGCCGGATCCGCGAACTGCTCGCGCTGGTCGACTACCTGTCCGCGCCGTTCGGGACCAAGGAGTTCCTGCAGAAGAACTTCGGCACCGAGGGGCAGCAGTACCGGCTGGACGGGCAGAAGAACCCGGTCCTCACCCAGGCCGGCAACCAGCAGGCACCCGGCCTGGTCAGCGCACTGCAGATCATGACGGCGCCCGAGAGCGTGATCTTCAACCCGGCGTTCCCGGACGACACCCGCAAGATCCACGCCACCGAGCAGGAACTGCTGAAGTACGCGATGCGCAACCCGACCGCGGGCACGTACTCCGACACCAGCAGCAAGGTCGGGCCGAAGCTGACCGAGCAGTTCCGCGACACCATCATCGACATCGTCACCGGCCGGCAACAGTTGTCCGCGTACGACGACGCGCTGAGCCGGTGGAAGAGCGGCGGCGGTGACAAGATGCGTGGCGAGTTCGAGTCGGTGCTGCCGGCGAGCGTGCCGGTCACGCCGAACTGA